Proteins encoded by one window of Rubinisphaera margarita:
- a CDS encoding Gldg family protein: protein MVRGHVVRAVFARNLASFFSGLLGYVVIVAFVVIAAALAFSSDFFASNHATLDQLTENFPALLVFLIPALTMTCWADERKLGTDELLFTLPATDFEILLGKFLSIFAVYTVGLLFSCTNLIMLSLIGNPDLGVQFTTYLGYWLAGGALISAGMLASSLTSHSAVAFVLGAIFCSIPVFISYVANVVASGLAAFLRTFGMAPAEVARLVPQPGAMDALTVGHHLSDFALGILPLAGTVYFVLMTVFFLYLNYIIISRRHWHTGEASNSMSWQFAVRSISLLVIVASVTSISIGSIGRFDFTEHNLYTLSNVTNNVIKKLDASRPVTIQAFVSPSVPEEYVAVHQNLIGTLRELAHRGGSKLNVRITNVEPYSAEAEQARYLGIESRSVQTERNGEIKIEDIFLGARVSSGYDEVIIPFFDLGNSVEYELTSSLQTVSQEERLTVGILKTDASVTGGFDSNTFRSQQEWRIVTELKKQYEVEEVSPDEPVEEGKYDVLIAILPSSLTQPQMDNFVAYVENGNPTLIFDDPMPMFNINLAPRMDKPAQGGGMFGQQQPSEPKADGGQLTSLMNTMQIAWQNGEIVYDRESPLPRIEELLGPEAVFIYSKRNAREAFANDDQVTAGLQQLLVYYSGTVVRRENAGVEFTPLLRTGAANSGIVQFDNLVVQNPIFGMTLNDNPPRSDDEFAHVVSARVKSKADSENSGGPKIDAIFVADIDLISDGIFDLAQRQSIQALNVELKLDNIKFVLNCVDSLAGEDEFLALRSRQDEARTLDWVESLTSQAVEKRSEAEEKAREQEAERLEAARSELQEKIERIENDPNLDQRSKQRQIRMLETAQTRKLEVDTVDIEREAEAQIEAIKSSSEREISAVKGQFRFWAIVLPPLPALILGLLIGMSRLQSERRSIIDERRVHRG from the coding sequence ATGGTACGCGGACATGTTGTACGAGCGGTTTTTGCGAGAAATCTCGCGTCATTTTTCTCTGGCCTGCTGGGCTATGTCGTCATCGTGGCGTTTGTGGTGATCGCTGCGGCTCTGGCGTTCTCGTCAGACTTCTTTGCCAGCAATCACGCGACTCTCGATCAACTGACCGAGAACTTCCCTGCCCTGCTCGTGTTTCTCATTCCTGCTCTCACGATGACCTGCTGGGCGGATGAGCGGAAGCTGGGAACCGACGAATTGCTGTTCACGCTCCCGGCGACAGACTTCGAGATTTTGCTCGGAAAGTTCCTGTCGATCTTTGCCGTGTATACGGTCGGACTGCTGTTTTCCTGTACGAATCTGATCATGCTGAGCCTGATCGGCAATCCCGATCTGGGCGTGCAGTTCACGACCTATCTCGGTTACTGGCTGGCTGGTGGGGCGCTCATCAGCGCGGGCATGCTCGCCTCATCGCTGACCAGTCACTCGGCCGTCGCGTTCGTGCTGGGAGCGATCTTCTGCAGCATTCCCGTCTTCATTTCCTACGTCGCGAACGTCGTCGCTTCCGGCCTGGCCGCTTTTCTGCGGACGTTCGGTATGGCTCCGGCAGAAGTCGCCCGTCTGGTGCCCCAGCCGGGGGCCATGGATGCTCTGACGGTCGGGCATCACCTCAGTGACTTTGCTCTTGGCATCCTGCCACTGGCCGGCACGGTTTACTTCGTGCTGATGACCGTGTTCTTCCTTTATCTGAACTACATCATCATTTCCCGCCGTCACTGGCACACGGGAGAAGCCTCGAATTCGATGAGCTGGCAGTTCGCCGTCCGCTCGATTTCTCTGCTCGTGATTGTCGCCAGCGTGACCTCGATCTCAATCGGATCGATCGGCCGGTTCGACTTCACCGAACACAACCTCTACACGCTGTCGAACGTTACCAATAACGTCATCAAGAAGCTCGACGCCTCTCGCCCGGTCACGATTCAGGCGTTTGTCAGCCCGTCTGTTCCTGAAGAGTATGTCGCCGTTCATCAGAACCTGATCGGTACGCTACGGGAACTGGCTCACCGTGGTGGCTCGAAATTGAACGTGCGGATCACCAACGTGGAGCCTTACAGCGCCGAAGCCGAACAGGCCCGCTACCTGGGGATCGAATCACGCTCGGTGCAGACCGAACGGAATGGCGAGATCAAGATCGAAGACATCTTCCTCGGGGCTCGCGTCAGCAGCGGTTACGACGAAGTTATTATTCCGTTCTTCGATCTGGGCAACTCGGTCGAATATGAACTGACAAGCTCTTTGCAGACGGTCTCTCAGGAAGAGCGTCTGACCGTCGGGATTCTGAAGACCGACGCGAGTGTGACGGGCGGCTTCGACTCCAACACCTTCCGTTCTCAGCAGGAATGGCGGATTGTGACGGAGCTGAAGAAACAGTACGAAGTCGAAGAAGTCTCTCCAGATGAGCCCGTTGAAGAGGGTAAGTACGACGTGCTTATCGCGATTCTACCCTCATCTCTGACACAGCCCCAGATGGATAACTTCGTGGCTTATGTCGAGAACGGCAACCCGACGCTGATCTTCGACGACCCGATGCCGATGTTCAATATCAATCTGGCTCCCCGGATGGACAAGCCGGCTCAGGGCGGCGGGATGTTTGGGCAGCAGCAGCCGTCGGAGCCCAAGGCCGATGGCGGACAGCTGACCTCGCTGATGAATACCATGCAGATCGCCTGGCAGAACGGCGAGATCGTGTACGATCGCGAATCGCCGCTGCCTCGAATTGAAGAGCTGCTAGGCCCGGAAGCCGTCTTCATTTACAGCAAACGCAACGCCCGCGAAGCCTTCGCCAATGACGATCAGGTCACGGCTGGACTTCAGCAGTTGCTGGTCTACTACTCCGGAACGGTCGTCCGCCGCGAGAACGCGGGCGTGGAGTTCACGCCCCTGCTCCGGACCGGCGCCGCAAACTCCGGAATCGTGCAGTTTGATAATCTCGTGGTTCAGAATCCGATCTTCGGGATGACACTGAACGATAACCCACCGCGATCCGACGATGAGTTTGCTCACGTGGTCTCCGCCCGTGTGAAGTCGAAGGCAGATAGCGAGAACTCGGGTGGCCCGAAAATCGATGCGATTTTCGTGGCCGATATCGACCTCATTTCCGACGGCATCTTTGATCTCGCTCAACGGCAGAGCATTCAGGCCCTGAACGTCGAGCTCAAGCTCGACAACATCAAGTTCGTTCTGAATTGTGTCGATTCGCTGGCGGGAGAAGACGAGTTTCTGGCTCTCCGCAGCCGTCAGGACGAAGCGAGGACGCTCGACTGGGTCGAATCGCTGACTTCGCAGGCTGTGGAAAAGCGAAGTGAAGCGGAAGAGAAAGCTCGCGAGCAGGAAGCGGAACGGCTCGAAGCGGCCCGATCGGAACTTCAGGAGAAGATCGAGAGAATCGAGAACGATCCGAACCTGGATCAACGCTCCAAGCAGCGTCAGATTCGCATGCTTGAGACCGCTCAGACACGAAAGTTGGAAGTCGACACGGTCGACATCGAACGCGAAGCCGAAGCACAGATCGAAGCGATCAAATCCAGCTCGGAACGTGAGATTTCTGCCGTGAAAGGTCAGTTCCGCTTCTGGGCGATCGTGTTACCGCCGCTGCCGGCTCTGATTCTCGGACTCCTCATCGGCATGTCGCGACTGCAGAGCGAACGTCGTTCGATCATCGATGAACGTCGCGTGCACCGGGGGTAG
- a CDS encoding DUF4340 domain-containing protein produces the protein MDNKTRTGIYVVAAVVCLGLAVWDGMQTQEMNRQDAAKIGEPFFADFNDPTEATGIRVITYNNDTAEIKPFEVKFANNEWRIPSHYNYPADGKDQLVKTAGSLAGVERGAVAGESELDFARLGVVDPLADGADSLKGRGDRLTLTKGDKTLVDLIIGNEVEGQSGSYYVRKPDEKITYITKLDIDLSTQFGEWIEPDLLQIERNKLREILIKDYSVDETSQRIVFNDILELTRSDSSDPWKLAELNEETEQVKTATVNTVVSTLDDLKIVGVRPKPQGLSSDLKISGSVSGDTRTMIDLQSKGYYIVPTQDGGAELFSNEGDLAAVTEEGVVYVLRFGEVFTGDEFDIEVGSASQGEAASADAEAAGSDAESDDLKKSRYLFITVQFDPTVLGAAPEKPTAPPEDAEAAAEGEQTPQQKYEAELKQYEEDLAAYNEKLEAGQKRVQELNQRFADWYYVIDAASFDKLDKSREDLVEPKTPGEADATTQPPAMTPPVISTPEATSTPAGTTTPPAVSTPEGTSKPAGTSTKPAPATTGAAPEMTSTPEPATSPTPPSGTSTPAPAGTTTSSPAGTSE, from the coding sequence ATGGATAACAAAACTCGCACTGGAATTTACGTGGTTGCAGCCGTGGTCTGCCTCGGGCTGGCCGTCTGGGACGGCATGCAGACGCAGGAGATGAACCGCCAGGATGCGGCGAAGATTGGCGAACCCTTCTTCGCCGACTTCAACGATCCGACGGAAGCCACTGGCATTCGGGTTATCACCTATAACAACGACACGGCTGAGATTAAGCCATTCGAGGTGAAGTTCGCCAATAACGAATGGCGGATTCCGTCTCATTACAACTATCCCGCCGATGGAAAAGATCAGCTCGTGAAGACGGCCGGTTCGCTGGCTGGCGTAGAACGAGGCGCGGTGGCCGGGGAGTCGGAACTCGACTTTGCCCGCCTCGGCGTGGTCGATCCGTTGGCAGACGGAGCGGACTCGCTGAAAGGCCGCGGCGATCGACTCACATTGACCAAAGGTGACAAGACGCTGGTCGACCTGATTATCGGCAACGAGGTGGAAGGTCAGAGTGGTTCTTACTACGTGCGAAAGCCCGACGAAAAGATCACCTACATCACCAAACTGGATATTGATCTGTCGACGCAATTCGGGGAGTGGATCGAGCCCGATCTCCTTCAGATTGAACGGAATAAATTGCGGGAGATCCTTATCAAGGACTACTCGGTCGATGAGACGAGTCAGCGGATTGTCTTCAACGACATTCTCGAGCTGACACGGAGCGACAGTTCCGATCCCTGGAAACTGGCGGAGCTCAATGAGGAGACCGAGCAGGTCAAGACTGCGACGGTCAACACGGTTGTCTCCACTCTGGATGACCTGAAGATCGTCGGTGTGCGGCCGAAACCTCAGGGGCTGAGTTCCGACCTGAAGATCTCGGGTTCCGTTTCCGGCGACACCCGCACCATGATCGATCTGCAGAGCAAAGGTTACTACATTGTTCCGACGCAGGACGGCGGGGCCGAGCTCTTCTCCAACGAAGGCGATTTGGCAGCCGTGACTGAGGAGGGTGTTGTCTATGTCCTTCGCTTCGGCGAGGTGTTCACCGGCGACGAGTTCGATATCGAAGTTGGATCGGCCAGTCAGGGCGAAGCAGCTTCCGCAGATGCTGAAGCTGCCGGGAGCGACGCAGAGAGCGACGATCTGAAGAAGAGCCGTTATCTGTTCATCACGGTCCAGTTTGATCCGACTGTTCTTGGGGCCGCTCCCGAGAAACCGACTGCCCCGCCCGAGGATGCAGAAGCTGCCGCTGAAGGTGAACAGACTCCGCAGCAGAAGTACGAAGCGGAACTGAAGCAGTATGAAGAGGACCTCGCGGCTTACAACGAGAAACTGGAAGCCGGTCAGAAGCGGGTTCAGGAACTCAATCAGCGATTCGCCGACTGGTACTATGTGATCGACGCCGCCAGTTTCGACAAGCTCGACAAGAGCCGTGAAGATCTGGTGGAGCCGAAAACGCCTGGCGAAGCGGACGCGACCACGCAACCGCCGGCGATGACGCCTCCCGTCATCAGCACGCCGGAAGCGACTTCAACGCCCGCAGGCACAACTACTCCACCGGCGGTAAGCACACCGGAAGGGACGTCCAAGCCGGCAGGAACGTCGACGAAGCCGGCTCCGGCGACGACGGGCGCTGCTCCGGAAATGACCTCCACTCCAGAGCCGGCCACCTCGCCGACGCCGCCGAGTGGCACTTCAACACCGGCTCCGGCTGGTACAACGACATCATCCCCGGCCGGAACGTCGGAGTAG